From Streptomyces zhihengii, the proteins below share one genomic window:
- a CDS encoding cyanobactin maturation protease PatG family protein: MNENENVPVPEPVLPPTESGPAGPADAVAPAASPADPPPEVSGGCGCGCGGAGGPRGAGGHVYAVGRVEARFPDLGVEKELEQAVGRTDTRGMTDGQAVHTVLNEPANRYLARQMCWVLTIGGIDAYLLVPRDSAEVDLLVETVRPTPGAGDVDVVIGTLGGLAPPDRCNGLTLPQVGFEQLYSFDTASFLDRLPPPDGIEDDAFRASAEEVLSRVTELTDNTGSTDRHRAVNYLALRYPRIYSAAAAQYAKNCALTGVDTSRSEVSRTRTLIDVVFTYTDRTTNVADRLAARVDVTGMFPFLAAPLSPYCAH; encoded by the coding sequence ATGAACGAGAACGAGAACGTCCCCGTGCCCGAACCGGTCCTCCCGCCGACCGAGTCCGGCCCGGCCGGCCCGGCGGACGCGGTTGCCCCGGCCGCATCCCCCGCCGACCCGCCACCGGAGGTCTCCGGCGGATGCGGATGCGGATGCGGTGGTGCGGGCGGTCCGCGGGGCGCCGGCGGCCACGTGTACGCCGTCGGCCGGGTCGAGGCCCGCTTCCCCGACCTCGGGGTGGAGAAGGAGCTCGAACAGGCCGTCGGCAGGACGGACACGCGCGGCATGACCGACGGCCAGGCCGTCCACACGGTGCTGAACGAACCGGCCAACCGCTATCTGGCACGTCAGATGTGCTGGGTGCTGACGATCGGGGGCATCGACGCCTATCTCCTCGTCCCGCGGGACAGCGCCGAGGTGGACCTGCTCGTGGAGACCGTCCGCCCGACGCCCGGGGCCGGGGACGTCGACGTGGTGATCGGCACGCTCGGCGGCCTGGCGCCCCCCGACCGCTGCAACGGCCTCACCCTGCCGCAGGTCGGCTTCGAGCAGCTCTACTCCTTCGACACCGCGAGCTTCCTCGACCGGCTGCCGCCCCCGGACGGGATCGAGGACGACGCCTTCCGGGCGTCCGCCGAAGAGGTGCTGAGCAGGGTCACCGAACTGACGGACAACACCGGCTCGACGGACCGGCACCGCGCGGTCAACTACCTCGCGCTGCGCTATCCCCGGATCTACTCGGCCGCCGCCGCCCAGTACGCGAAGAACTGCGCGCTCACCGGCGTGGACACCTCCCGGTCGGAGGTCTCCCGGACCCGGACGCTGATCGACGTGGTGTTCACCTACACCGACCGGACCACCAACGTGGCCGACCGGCTGGCGGCCCGCGTCGACGTCACCGGGATGTTCCCCTTCCTCGCCGCCCCGCTCTCGCCGTACTGCGCCCACTGA
- a CDS encoding DMT family transporter: MTNEPNLLPHSPRAAWPALAAAAVTVVLWASAFVSIRSAGDAYSPGALALGRLLAGSLALGCVLLIRREGLPPRAAWPGIAVSGLLWFGVYMVVLNWGEQQVDAGTAAMVVNIGPILIALLGARLLGEGLPPRLVAGMAVSFAGAVVVGLSMSGEGGSSTLGVVLCLVAAVGYAAGVVAQKPALAHASALQVTTFGCLVGTVACLPFAGQLVGQASDAPLSATLNMVYLGVFPTALAFTTWAYALARTTAGRMGATTYAAPALVVLMSWLALDEVPAPLTLAGGALCLAGVAVSRSRARTAAAGTGGEAGAEAASRRGEPSR; the protein is encoded by the coding sequence ATGACGAACGAGCCGAACCTCCTCCCGCACTCGCCCCGGGCCGCCTGGCCCGCCCTCGCGGCCGCCGCCGTGACCGTCGTCCTGTGGGCCTCGGCCTTCGTGTCCATCCGCAGCGCGGGCGACGCCTACTCCCCCGGCGCGCTCGCCCTCGGCCGGCTGCTCGCGGGCTCCCTCGCCCTGGGGTGCGTCCTGCTGATCCGCCGCGAGGGCCTGCCGCCGCGGGCCGCGTGGCCGGGGATCGCGGTGTCGGGCCTGCTGTGGTTCGGCGTCTACATGGTGGTGCTCAACTGGGGCGAGCAGCAGGTCGACGCGGGCACGGCGGCGATGGTCGTCAACATCGGACCGATCCTGATCGCGCTGCTCGGCGCCCGGCTGCTCGGCGAGGGGCTGCCGCCCCGGCTGGTCGCGGGCATGGCGGTCTCCTTCGCGGGCGCCGTGGTGGTGGGCCTGTCCATGTCCGGCGAGGGCGGTTCCTCCACCCTGGGCGTGGTGCTGTGCCTGGTGGCGGCCGTGGGCTACGCGGCCGGTGTGGTGGCGCAGAAGCCCGCCCTGGCCCACGCCAGCGCGCTCCAGGTGACGACCTTCGGCTGCCTGGTGGGCACGGTGGCCTGCCTGCCGTTCGCGGGGCAGCTCGTCGGGCAGGCGTCCGACGCGCCGCTCTCGGCGACCCTCAACATGGTCTACCTCGGCGTCTTCCCGACCGCCCTCGCCTTCACGACCTGGGCGTACGCGCTGGCGCGCACGACGGCGGGCCGGATGGGCGCGACCACGTACGCGGCCCCCGCTCTCGTGGTGCTGATGTCCTGGCTCGCCCTGGACGAGGTCCCGGCACCGCTCACGCTGGCGGGCGGCGCGCTCTGCCTGGCGGGGGTCGCCGTCTCCCGCTCCCGGGCCCGGACCGCGGCCGCCGGGACGGGCGGCGAGGCGGGGGCCGAGGCGGCCTCCCGGCGCGGGGAGCCCTCGCGCTGA
- a CDS encoding ArsR/SmtB family transcription factor, with product MTSSRDLAAFASLLADETRAGFALALLDGRAWTAGELARHGGVAPSTASEHLGKLVAGGLLAEERQGRHRYVRLADDRVAHLVEELAAYAAPGAAPRPRSLRESSAAHAMARGRTCYDHLAGRLGITVAAAMTARGLLTQDSGFALTERGVAWFGEAGIPLARTGRRPLARGCLDWTERRPHLAGVAGARLCAHALESGWCVRIGSERAVKVTGDGERALHELLGIEPGKLR from the coding sequence ATGACCTCCTCCCGGGACCTCGCCGCCTTCGCCTCGCTGCTCGCCGACGAGACCCGCGCCGGGTTCGCGCTGGCCCTGCTCGACGGGCGCGCCTGGACGGCCGGCGAGCTGGCGCGGCACGGCGGGGTCGCCCCCTCGACCGCGAGCGAGCACCTCGGCAAGCTGGTCGCGGGGGGTCTGCTCGCCGAGGAGCGCCAAGGGCGCCACCGCTATGTGCGCCTCGCCGACGACCGGGTGGCGCACCTGGTCGAGGAGCTGGCCGCGTACGCCGCACCGGGCGCGGCGCCCCGGCCGCGCTCCCTGCGCGAGTCGAGCGCCGCCCACGCCATGGCCCGGGGCCGCACCTGCTACGACCACCTCGCCGGGCGCCTCGGCATCACCGTCGCCGCGGCCATGACGGCGCGCGGGCTGCTCACCCAGGACTCCGGCTTCGCGCTCACCGAGCGGGGCGTCGCCTGGTTCGGCGAGGCCGGCATCCCGCTCGCGCGCACCGGGCGCCGGCCGCTGGCCCGCGGCTGCCTGGACTGGACCGAGCGCCGCCCCCACCTCGCGGGGGTCGCCGGTGCCCGGCTGTGCGCCCACGCGCTGGAGTCGGGCTGGTGCGTGCGGATCGGCTCGGAGCGGGCCGTGAAGGTCACCGGGGACGGCGAGCGGGCGCTGCACGAGCTGCTCGGCATCGAGCCCGGGAAATTGCGGTGA
- a CDS encoding TetR/AcrR family transcriptional regulator has protein sequence MARPRKPLLSRDRIVEAAGALVDAEGLDAVSTRRLAAELGVSGPSLYNHFRNKDEILDAVADAVSARVDLSMFDEDDPRDWRTALHDWALSYRSALRAHPNTVPVLARGPGRRPAGLKVADAVFGAMVRAGWPPAQATYIGALMRYFITGSALGSFARGFVDDADAYDPADYPHLGQAHLLADRQEQVDEGAFATGLRALLDGLALQYESGARRDWAVSGS, from the coding sequence ATGGCCCGACCGCGCAAGCCCCTCCTCAGCCGTGACCGCATCGTCGAGGCGGCCGGCGCGCTCGTCGACGCGGAGGGGCTGGACGCGGTCTCCACCCGCAGGCTCGCGGCCGAGCTGGGGGTCAGCGGCCCCTCGCTCTACAACCACTTCCGCAACAAGGACGAGATCCTGGACGCCGTGGCCGACGCCGTCAGCGCCCGTGTCGACCTGTCGATGTTCGACGAGGACGACCCGCGGGACTGGCGCACCGCGCTGCACGACTGGGCGCTCTCCTACCGCTCCGCGCTGCGCGCCCACCCCAACACCGTCCCCGTGCTGGCGAGGGGGCCGGGCCGCCGCCCCGCCGGCCTCAAGGTCGCCGACGCGGTCTTCGGCGCCATGGTCCGCGCGGGCTGGCCGCCCGCCCAGGCGACGTACATCGGCGCGCTGATGCGCTACTTCATCACCGGCTCGGCGCTCGGTTCCTTCGCCCGCGGCTTCGTCGACGACGCGGACGCCTACGACCCGGCCGACTACCCGCACCTGGGCCAGGCCCACCTGCTGGCCGACCGCCAGGAGCAGGTCGACGAGGGGGCGTTCGCGACGGGGCTGCGCGCGCTGCTGGACGGGCTGGCCCTGCAGTACGAGTCGGGCGCCCGGCGCGACTGGGCGGTCTCGGGCTCCTGA
- a CDS encoding acyl-CoA dehydrogenase family protein gives MNLELTEEQTAVRRLAADFVAREIAPHVVDWDRAESVDRGIVKKLGAVGFLGLTVDEEYGGSGGDHLAYCLVTEELGRGDSSVRGIVSVSLGLVAKTVAAYGTEEQKRAWLPRLTSGDAVGCFGLTEPGTGSDAGSLATRAVPDGGDYVVNGSKMFITNGTWADVVLLFARTNDTPGHRGVSAFLVPTDTPGLTRRTIHGKLGLRGQATAELVLEDVRIPASAMLGQEGRGFSVAMSALAKGRMSVAAGCVGIAQAALDAAVGYAGEREQFGRPIARYQLVQELISDIAVDVDAARLLTWRVADLVDRGEEFATAASKAKLFASEAAVRAANNALQVFGGYGYIDEYPVGKLLRDARVMTLYEGTSQIQKLIIGRALTGVSAF, from the coding sequence ATGAACCTGGAGCTCACCGAGGAGCAGACGGCCGTCCGCCGGCTCGCCGCGGACTTCGTCGCCCGTGAGATCGCCCCCCATGTCGTCGACTGGGACCGGGCCGAGAGCGTCGACCGCGGGATCGTGAAGAAGCTCGGCGCCGTCGGCTTCCTCGGCCTCACCGTCGACGAGGAGTACGGCGGCTCCGGCGGCGACCACCTCGCCTACTGCCTGGTCACCGAGGAGCTCGGCCGCGGCGACTCCTCGGTGCGCGGCATCGTCTCCGTCTCCCTCGGGCTGGTCGCCAAGACCGTCGCCGCGTACGGCACCGAGGAGCAGAAGCGGGCCTGGCTGCCCCGGCTGACCTCGGGCGACGCCGTCGGCTGCTTCGGGCTCACCGAGCCGGGGACCGGCTCGGACGCGGGCAGCCTGGCCACCCGGGCCGTCCCCGACGGCGGCGACTACGTCGTCAACGGCTCGAAGATGTTCATCACCAACGGGACCTGGGCCGATGTGGTGCTGCTGTTCGCCCGCACCAACGACACCCCCGGCCACCGGGGCGTCTCCGCCTTCCTCGTCCCGACCGACACCCCCGGGCTGACCCGCCGCACCATCCACGGCAAGCTCGGCCTGCGCGGCCAGGCCACCGCCGAACTGGTCCTCGAAGACGTGCGGATCCCCGCCTCCGCCATGCTCGGCCAGGAGGGCAGGGGCTTCTCCGTCGCCATGTCGGCGCTGGCCAAGGGCCGGATGTCGGTGGCGGCCGGCTGCGTCGGCATCGCCCAGGCCGCGCTGGACGCGGCGGTCGGGTACGCGGGGGAGCGCGAGCAGTTCGGCCGCCCCATCGCCCGGTACCAGCTCGTCCAGGAGCTGATCAGCGACATCGCGGTGGACGTCGACGCCGCCCGCCTGCTCACCTGGCGGGTGGCCGACCTCGTCGACCGGGGCGAGGAGTTCGCCACGGCGGCCTCCAAGGCCAAGCTCTTCGCCTCCGAGGCGGCGGTGCGCGCGGCCAACAACGCCCTCCAGGTCTTCGGCGGATACGGCTACATCGACGAGTACCCGGTCGGCAAGCTGCTCCGCGACGCCCGGGTGATGACCCTCTACGAGGGCACCAGCCAGATCCAGAAGCTGATCATCGGCCGTGCCCTCACGGGGGTCAGCGCCTTCTGA
- a CDS encoding YiaA/YiaB family inner membrane protein yields MSETQVKQQNTAAYYSQAVISFAVALGAVAVGIYHMDADAWVRAFLAVAVLYLTTSAFTLAKVVRDRQEAGQIVSRVDQARLEKLLAEHDPFQKL; encoded by the coding sequence ATGAGTGAGACACAGGTCAAGCAGCAGAACACCGCGGCCTACTACAGCCAGGCCGTGATCTCCTTCGCCGTCGCGCTCGGCGCCGTGGCCGTCGGGATCTACCACATGGACGCGGACGCCTGGGTGCGCGCCTTCCTCGCCGTCGCCGTGCTGTACCTGACGACATCGGCCTTCACGCTCGCCAAGGTGGTCCGGGACCGCCAGGAGGCCGGGCAGATCGTCAGCCGGGTCGACCAGGCCCGGCTGGAGAAGCTGCTGGCCGAGCACGACCCCTTCCAGAAGCTGTAG
- a CDS encoding TetR/AcrR family transcriptional regulator translates to MTAADQTAAGEDVPGEEKPWDQVTPEAARKLLVAAVEAFAERGYHATTTRDIAGRAGMSPAALYIHYKTKEELLHRISRIGHDKALDILTAAYDRPGTPRERLAEAVRSFVRWHAGRHTTARVVQYELDALSDDHRAEIIELRRESDAVVRRLLDEGVAAGEFTVPDVPGTAVAILSLCIDVARWFNTQGRRTPDEVGAFYADLVLRMVGAPQDR, encoded by the coding sequence ATGACTGCGGCGGACCAGACGGCGGCCGGCGAGGACGTGCCCGGCGAGGAGAAGCCGTGGGACCAGGTCACCCCGGAGGCGGCCAGGAAACTGCTCGTCGCCGCGGTCGAGGCGTTCGCCGAGCGCGGGTACCACGCGACCACCACGCGTGACATCGCCGGCCGGGCGGGCATGAGCCCCGCGGCCCTGTACATCCACTACAAGACCAAGGAAGAGCTGCTCCACCGGATCAGCCGCATCGGGCACGACAAGGCCCTCGACATCCTGACGGCCGCCTACGACCGGCCCGGCACCCCGCGCGAGCGGCTCGCCGAGGCCGTGCGCTCCTTCGTGCGCTGGCACGCCGGGCGGCACACCACGGCCCGGGTGGTCCAGTACGAGCTGGACGCCCTCTCCGACGACCACCGCGCGGAGATCATCGAGCTGCGCCGCGAGAGCGACGCGGTGGTGCGCAGGCTGCTCGACGAGGGCGTCGCCGCCGGCGAGTTCACGGTGCCCGACGTGCCCGGCACCGCGGTCGCCATCCTCTCGCTCTGCATCGACGTGGCGCGCTGGTTCAACACCCAGGGACGCCGGACGCCCGACGAGGTCGGCGCGTTCTACGCCGACCTCGTGCTGCGCATGGTGGGAGCCCCGCAGGACCGCTGA
- a CDS encoding MaoC family dehydratase: MAEPRIFTSPEELRAGVGEQLGHSDWLEIDQKRIDLFADATGDHQWIHVDAGRAAEGPFGTTIAHGYLTLSLLPVLVPQVLRVEGMKMGINYGTNKVRFPSPVPVGSRLRATAVLKEVEEAGGGVQMTALVTIEREGGDKPVCVAESVSRYFF; the protein is encoded by the coding sequence ATGGCCGAACCGAGGATCTTCACCTCCCCCGAGGAGCTGCGCGCCGGCGTGGGCGAGCAGTTGGGGCACAGCGACTGGCTGGAGATCGACCAGAAGCGGATCGACCTCTTCGCCGACGCGACGGGCGACCACCAGTGGATCCACGTGGACGCCGGGCGGGCGGCCGAGGGCCCCTTCGGCACGACCATCGCCCACGGCTATCTGACGCTGTCGCTGCTGCCGGTCCTGGTGCCCCAGGTGCTGCGGGTCGAGGGCATGAAGATGGGCATCAACTACGGCACCAACAAGGTGCGTTTCCCCTCGCCCGTCCCGGTCGGCTCGCGGCTGCGCGCCACGGCCGTGCTGAAGGAGGTCGAGGAGGCGGGCGGCGGTGTGCAGATGACCGCCCTCGTCACGATCGAGCGCGAGGGCGGCGACAAGCCGGTGTGCGTGGCGGAGTCGGTCTCCCGCTACTTCTTCTGA
- the soxR gene encoding redox-sensitive transcriptional activator SoxR, translating into MPQIPETIHELTVGQLAARSGAAVSALHFYESKGLISSRRTSGNQRRYSRDTLRRVAFVRAAQRVGIPLATIREALAELPEERTPDREDWARLSEAWRGVLDERIRQLGRLRDHLTDCIGCGCLSLETCVLSNPDDVFGERLTGSRLLGERRRPAGDSR; encoded by the coding sequence GTGCCCCAGATTCCCGAGACGATCCACGAACTCACGGTCGGCCAGCTCGCCGCGCGCAGCGGCGCGGCCGTGTCCGCCCTGCACTTCTACGAGTCCAAGGGCCTCATCTCCAGCCGGCGCACCAGCGGCAACCAGCGGCGCTACAGCAGGGACACCCTGCGCCGCGTGGCGTTCGTCCGCGCGGCCCAGCGCGTCGGCATCCCGCTGGCCACCATCCGCGAGGCGCTCGCCGAACTGCCCGAGGAGCGCACGCCCGACCGCGAGGACTGGGCGCGGCTGTCCGAGGCGTGGCGGGGTGTGCTCGACGAGCGCATCCGGCAGCTCGGCAGGCTCCGGGACCATCTCACCGACTGCATCGGCTGCGGCTGCCTCTCCCTGGAGACCTGTGTGCTCTCCAACCCGGACGACGTGTTCGGCGAACGGCTCACCGGCTCGCGCCTGCTGGGCGAACGCCGCAGGCCCGCGGGCGACTCCCGCTGA
- a CDS encoding RNA ligase (ATP), with product MSTLRVTAETLTVHEHPDADALELAQVGLYRAVVAKGAYRTGDVALYIPEQAVLPEALIDELGLTGRLSGGDRNRVKAVRLRGELSQGIVCRPRAVADVDLARAAEEGTDFAELLAITKWVPPVPVGMSGAVEAAPELLGWVDIENLQRYPDIFEPGEPVVLTEKLHGSACLLTYSAADGGSVRVSSKGFGAKGLALTEDPANLYWRAVLGHGVPAAAERLAAALGASRVGIFGEVYGAGVQDLVYGADARSAEGLGYAVFDVSAEIDGQVRWLDAAALLDGELPLVPRLYEGPYDAATVLELATGTETVSGRALHLREGVVIRPAVERYSPVTGGRAIAKAVSPAYLTRKGGTEYE from the coding sequence ATGTCGACGCTGCGCGTCACCGCCGAGACGCTGACCGTGCACGAACACCCCGACGCCGACGCGCTGGAGCTGGCCCAGGTGGGCCTCTACCGCGCCGTCGTCGCCAAGGGCGCCTACCGCACCGGTGATGTCGCGCTGTACATCCCGGAGCAGGCGGTGCTCCCCGAGGCGCTGATCGACGAACTGGGCCTGACGGGAAGGCTGTCCGGCGGCGACCGCAACCGGGTCAAGGCGGTGCGGCTGCGCGGCGAGCTGTCGCAGGGCATCGTGTGCCGGCCGCGCGCCGTGGCGGACGTCGACCTCGCCCGGGCGGCCGAGGAGGGCACCGACTTCGCTGAGCTGCTCGCGATCACCAAGTGGGTGCCGCCCGTCCCGGTCGGGATGAGCGGCGCGGTGGAGGCGGCCCCCGAGCTGCTGGGGTGGGTGGACATCGAGAACCTCCAGCGCTACCCGGACATCTTCGAGCCCGGCGAGCCGGTGGTGCTGACCGAGAAGCTGCACGGCTCGGCCTGCCTGCTGACGTACTCGGCCGCGGACGGCGGCAGCGTGCGGGTGTCCTCGAAGGGCTTCGGCGCCAAGGGCCTCGCCCTCACCGAGGACCCGGCGAACCTCTACTGGCGCGCGGTGCTGGGCCACGGCGTCCCCGCCGCCGCCGAGCGGCTCGCCGCCGCGCTCGGGGCGAGCCGGGTGGGCATCTTCGGCGAGGTGTACGGCGCGGGCGTGCAGGACCTCGTGTACGGGGCGGACGCCCGCAGCGCCGAGGGCCTCGGATACGCCGTGTTCGACGTGTCGGCGGAGATCGACGGGCAGGTCCGCTGGCTGGACGCGGCCGCCCTGCTCGACGGTGAACTCCCCCTGGTGCCACGGCTGTACGAGGGCCCGTACGACGCCGCCACGGTGCTGGAGCTGGCCACCGGCACGGAGACGGTCTCGGGGCGGGCCCTGCATCTGCGGGAGGGTGTCGTGATCCGCCCCGCGGTCGAGCGCTACAGCCCGGTGACCGGCGGGCGGGCCATCGCGAAGGCGGTCAGCCCGGCGTATCTGACCCGCAAGGGCGGCACCGAGTACGAGTGA
- a CDS encoding serine-threonine protein kinase, with protein MADTGGQPYREAVFGADGDPLGPCDGLVEPGVTDLLLFAHGWHNSPATARALDTAFFAPFGKLVAQTPQARLACATVAWPSMRFTDESIPDVEPPAPGAQPTGPGLDRATRDGLAALHPGRHAAVRRLAVLLDEQPASWAAFEEFGSLARQLAAVPAGGLESGFAEDLPQDEQGPPAVLYESVPTLCRRLSEALDAGPAPDAWGPPGGAIPGAWGPGAAIPGARGPAAGTPPGGPPVMVPAVVPWPWRGAKELLRQTTYYALKRRAGTVGELGLGPLLGRLARTAPDVRVHLVGHGHGARLVAFALRGLPHGAHNVKSLTLLQGTLSHYSFACGLPHAPRGGGALAALQDRVDGPVVASYSRHDSALGVFYPLAFGLAGDPAAAGDDPRWRAMGAEGIRAVPGAVRMSLGEALRDGLPGSGCVSVDAAQVVRRGGPPAGAHSDICHEELARLVLAAGRVGR; from the coding sequence ATGGCCGACACAGGTGGGCAGCCGTACCGGGAGGCGGTCTTCGGAGCGGACGGCGATCCGCTCGGACCGTGCGACGGCCTGGTGGAGCCGGGCGTCACCGATCTGCTCCTGTTCGCGCACGGGTGGCACAACTCCCCCGCCACGGCGCGGGCGCTGGACACGGCGTTCTTCGCCCCGTTCGGCAAACTCGTCGCCCAGACCCCGCAGGCGCGGCTCGCCTGCGCGACGGTCGCCTGGCCGTCGATGCGGTTCACGGACGAGTCGATCCCCGATGTGGAGCCGCCCGCACCGGGAGCGCAGCCGACGGGGCCGGGCCTCGACCGGGCGACCCGTGACGGGCTGGCCGCGCTGCACCCCGGCCGGCACGCCGCGGTGCGGCGGCTGGCGGTGCTCCTCGACGAGCAGCCGGCCTCCTGGGCGGCGTTCGAGGAGTTCGGCTCGCTGGCACGGCAGTTGGCGGCCGTCCCGGCCGGCGGCCTGGAGTCGGGCTTCGCCGAGGACCTGCCGCAGGACGAGCAGGGGCCGCCCGCCGTGCTCTACGAGAGCGTCCCGACGCTGTGCCGACGGCTGTCGGAGGCCCTGGACGCCGGCCCGGCGCCGGACGCCTGGGGCCCGCCCGGCGGGGCGATACCCGGCGCCTGGGGTCCGGGCGCGGCGATACCCGGTGCCCGGGGTCCGGCGGCTGGCACACCGCCCGGCGGGCCGCCGGTCATGGTGCCCGCCGTGGTGCCCTGGCCGTGGCGGGGCGCGAAGGAACTGCTGCGGCAGACCACGTACTACGCGCTGAAGCGCCGGGCCGGGACCGTCGGGGAGCTGGGGCTCGGCCCGCTGCTCGGGCGGCTGGCCCGGACCGCGCCCGACGTGCGGGTCCATCTGGTCGGGCACGGCCACGGGGCCCGGCTGGTGGCCTTCGCGCTCCGCGGGCTGCCGCACGGGGCGCACAACGTCAAGTCGCTGACGCTGCTCCAGGGCACGCTGTCCCACTACTCCTTCGCCTGCGGCCTGCCGCACGCGCCGCGCGGCGGGGGCGCGCTCGCCGCGCTCCAGGACCGGGTGGACGGCCCGGTGGTGGCGTCGTACTCGCGGCACGACAGCGCGCTGGGCGTCTTCTACCCGCTGGCCTTCGGGCTCGCCGGTGATCCCGCGGCGGCCGGCGACGACCCGCGCTGGCGCGCGATGGGCGCCGAGGGCATCCGGGCCGTGCCGGGGGCGGTGCGCATGAGCCTCGGCGAGGCGCTGCGCGACGGGCTGCCGGGCAGCGGGTGCGTCAGCGTGGACGCGGCCCAGGTGGTGCGCCGCGGCGGCCCGCCGGCCGGTGCCCACAGTGACATCTGCCACGAGGAACTGGCCCGGCTGGTGCTGGCGGCGGGCCGCGTCGGGCGCTGA
- a CDS encoding erythromycin esterase family protein, producing MRPRLRDLRRHPLLRHAVLFLAALAAIALMAPARAQQQTDDPVRALARHAEPLSDLRPLAAMAGSATVVGVGEATHGSSEFFTTKHRLFRHLVEHEDFTTYALEANWSAGLRLNAYVLRGEGDPRTIMREEFQESYLIWHTREYLDLLEWMRRHNVRHPDRPVQFMGNDIAYAGPRLFDEVTSYVAARHPRLLPEFERLYAASRPAGGVRETIERSMRRPLAERRAMAADVRAALALLERQRPGPDRERRAWVLQHARAIAQTGAEFAFDFEDPAQVGAAMRHRDRMMAENTVWWQRHTGHRMLLSAHNGHVRYETTDPENYPKVQGAFLRDLIGDSYVSVGFTFGRGSFNALDLTDPGERLGTFSVPAPGPGRAEHTLERVAAHDWYADLRTAPRTARQWLGVARPTWDIGNAWPDEPEQVRLLTSYDVLIHLHEVRAAERL from the coding sequence ATGCGCCCCCGGCTGCGAGACCTCAGAAGGCATCCCCTGCTCCGGCACGCCGTGCTGTTCCTCGCGGCACTGGCCGCCATCGCCCTGATGGCGCCCGCGCGGGCGCAGCAGCAGACCGACGACCCGGTGCGCGCCCTCGCCCGGCACGCCGAGCCGCTCTCCGACCTGCGTCCACTGGCCGCCATGGCGGGCTCGGCCACCGTCGTGGGCGTCGGCGAGGCGACCCACGGCTCGTCCGAGTTCTTCACCACCAAGCACCGGCTGTTCCGGCACCTCGTCGAGCACGAGGACTTCACCACGTACGCCCTGGAGGCCAACTGGAGCGCGGGGCTGCGGCTGAACGCGTACGTGCTGCGCGGCGAGGGCGATCCCCGCACGATCATGCGCGAGGAGTTCCAGGAGTCGTACCTGATCTGGCACACCCGCGAGTACCTGGACCTCCTGGAGTGGATGCGGCGGCACAACGTCCGGCACCCCGACCGGCCGGTGCAGTTCATGGGCAACGACATCGCCTACGCGGGGCCGCGGCTGTTCGACGAGGTCACCTCCTACGTGGCGGCCCGCCATCCCCGGCTGCTCCCCGAGTTCGAGCGGCTCTACGCGGCGTCCCGGCCGGCCGGCGGGGTCCGGGAGACCATCGAGCGCTCGATGCGGCGGCCGCTCGCCGAGCGCCGGGCCATGGCCGCCGACGTGCGGGCCGCCCTCGCGCTGCTGGAGCGGCAGCGGCCCGGACCGGACCGCGAGCGGCGCGCCTGGGTCCTCCAGCACGCCCGCGCCATCGCGCAGACGGGCGCCGAGTTCGCCTTCGACTTCGAGGACCCGGCACAGGTCGGCGCGGCCATGCGCCACCGGGACCGGATGATGGCCGAGAACACCGTCTGGTGGCAGCGGCACACCGGGCACCGGATGCTGCTCTCCGCCCACAACGGTCACGTCCGCTACGAGACCACCGACCCCGAGAACTATCCCAAGGTGCAGGGCGCGTTCCTGCGGGACCTGATCGGCGACTCCTATGTGAGCGTCGGCTTCACCTTCGGCCGGGGGTCGTTCAACGCCCTGGACCTGACGGACCCCGGGGAGCGGCTCGGCACCTTCTCCGTCCCGGCGCCCGGCCCCGGCCGGGCCGAGCACACCCTGGAACGGGTCGCCGCGCACGACTGGTACGCCGATCTGCGCACGGCCCCGCGGACGGCCCGCCAGTGGCTGGGAGTCGCCCGTCCCACCTGGGACATCGGCAATGCCTGGCCGGACGAGCCCGAGCAGGTGCGCCTGCTCACGTCGTACGACGTCCTCATCCATCTGCATGAGGTCCGGGCGGCCGAACGTCTCTGA